The DNA window TAACTAAGCGTGGACGGACCGTGTGCCATGGACCCGAACGATAGAAATCCGTGCTTCAGCCCACCTGGATATTCCACTCTCCGGGTTCCCGTACTTTATGAGGATTGCATAATCGAGTGACGGACTTCCGTAGCGCCGGTCCCGCCAAGCGGGCCCGGCCCTGAAAATTGCCGCCGGGACGGCGGCGCTACAAACCATCTTGTCACCATATTTTGTAATCCTCAGTAGAAGACGACGCTTCCCGCCTCATCCATCCTTTGTGCCGGTTGGTTGACCCTCCCCTACAGGCAGATTAACATAGAAGTAGCGCGGGCAAGCCGGACGATCGCTGCTCTGCTCAAGCGCCTTTCCGGGAGCCGCAAGAAGGGTCCGGGATTGGCAGGCAAGAGCAGAGGAGAGGAAAGTCCGAACTCCACAGGGTAGTGCGCTCGTTAACAGCGAGGGTCGGAAGGGGATCTCCGGGCGACCGGGGCGTACGCTTCCGGCATGGAAAGTGCCACAGAAAACATACCGTCCCGCCTTGCGGGATAAGGGTGAAAAGGTGCGGTAAGAGCGCACCGCCTCGGCAGCAATGGCGAGGGCAGGGCAAACCCCGCACGGAGCAAGACCAAATAGGAGAGGAGGAGTGACCCGCTCCGCAAAGCCTTTAGCGGCGATCCATAATCATTCGAGCGGCTGTTGCAGGCCGGTGATTATCGACCGCCGCTAATGGCTGGTAACTCTCGGGTAGGTCGCTTGATCTCATCAGCAATGGTGAGGCTAGAAGAATGATCGTCACCCTGGGCAACCGGGGAACAAAATTCGGCTTACAGGCTTGTCCGCGCTAAGCAATCGACTCAGGGTGGACCCGGGTAGGGCTTTGTTCCAGTGTTAAGGCTTTCATCAGTGCTTTCTGTCTCATGCTGCAACAGCCCTTCGGCCACCTGACTCAGGACGGCGTCGCGCCACAGGCTTGCGCGCCCTCACAAATGCGCTCATGAATTTGCCGGCGACCTTTGCCGCGAGAGAATCCATGTTCAGACCTTGTCCTGCCAGGAACTGTCGGGTATCCTCACAACCGTAAACGCGAGTTGCTTCAATTCCGATCTCCTCGAATCCTGCAGCCGCCAACAGGGATCGGTATTCAGATTCATGTAACGCCCCGGCCACACACCCAGCCCAGAGTTCCGCGTTGCGCCGGATGTCAGAGGGTATATCGCCCCGGACGACGATGTCGGAAACCGCAAACCGCCCGCCCGGCTTCAGAACCCAAAACACTTCCCGGAGCACTCTGGCCTTGTCCGCCGACAGGTTGATAACGCAGTTTGAAATGACTACATCCATCGCGCTGTCCGGCAGTGGAATTTTCTCGATTTCACCCTTCAGGAATTCAGCGTTGGCAATGCCGGCCCTCACCTGGTTCTGCCTCGCCAGCTCCAGCATTTCGTCCGTCATGTCCAGCCCATAGGCCTTGCCTTCAGGACCGACACGTGTGGCTGAGAGAAGAACATCGATGCCGCCTCCTGAGCCCAGATCCAGCACAATCTCACCGGGATTCAGTCTGGCCAGTGCCGCGGGGTTGCCGCAACCAAGCGACGCAAGCACCGCTTCCTCGGGCAGTTCGTTCCTCTCAGCGGGGCTATAGAGGTTGATGGCAACAGGGTCGGGATTTCCGCCCCGCTGGCCGCAGCAGGCTCTTCGCCCTGACGTTGCCTGCTTGGCCGCCTGCCCATATGTTTCTCTTATGGCTTCCTTGATTTTTCTCGAATTCATCCACTCTTTCCTTTCCGGGCCTGCCCAGATCTCTGCCCGATCGTGACGAGTTTGTCCGGTTCAATTGCCTTGTTACGTGTGCAGCATTCCGCGTAAAGAAACGTGATCAGCTCCTGAAGAGAATCGGTGTCGGCCGTGTACCAGAGAAAGCTGCCCTCGCGTCGCACCCGGACCAGTTTTTCGTTTCTGAGCTTGTCGAGATGATGAGAAAGTGTGGAGGGAGGAATGCCTAATTCACTTTGAATCTCGCCGACAACAAGTCCCTGTGGGTGCGCAGTCAGCAGAAGCTGAATAATGCGCAGGCGCGGTTCGGCGCCCATGGCGGCAAACATATCTGCGTAGCGGCTGGCTTCCTCAGTTATGCTCGATGCTGCCATGGGTTCTATTATTCCAGAATTGCCGAACCATGTCAATGGATGCCAATTCCATTGATGAACGTGCATGCACGTACTTTTTGCCATGGCCTGGAGCGGAGGTGCTGGCAAAGAAAGCCTAAGATGAAGGTTCGGTATGCACGCTGTCATCGAGCCTTTTCAACAATTGCCTTCGCCAGCCTGGCGATAGCGCGCCGACGTTTAATGCCTTATGGAAAAGTTCCGGATTCTGAGGTTCACGATCGTAGAGTAGATGAATTAGGTCGCTTACACTGATCTTGTTCACATCCTGATGAATCAGTTCAACCCCGTCGCCTTCACCGACCTCGCCTTCCTCCACAACCGCAAAATAAAAGCCCGTACGCCGGCTGGAAAGGAATCGCTCGGGCATGTCGCGACGCCCAAACCTGATTCCCAGCTTATAACAAGGCAGGCGCGGTTGGGTGAGCATCAGGATGGCTGTTCCTATTCGAAAGCGATCGCCGATGTGAGCATCATGCTCCGTCAAGCCTGTGAGGGACAGGTTTTCTCCGAACGCACCCCACGGCATCTCCACGCCGGGAAGCTCGTGCCGCCAATACTCGTAATGCTCGGAAGGGTAGGCGTAAACAGCTTTATCAGGCCCGCCGTGCACCGAAAGGTCTGCCTGGCCGTCGCCTTCGATGTTGAGCTTTTTGACTTTGACCCTCTGGCGGACCGGAAACTTGTAGATCCCCGTCGTCACAGCCTGGCCACTGGAAACTACCTGGCGTGGAAGTCCGGCATTAACCGAAAGAACCTTCATCGCGTCCACCTTTTGGAGCTGTGCGCGCCACTCTTACGTCCAACCCCAAACTGAACCACCGTTTTCCAAACTGGCCGGCATCCCCGATAGGTTTTCAAGCTTTCACACACCTGATTATAATGGTTCAACGCGAAAGTGGCGGAATTGGCAGACGCGCCAGACTTAGGATCTGGTCCCGCAAGGGGTGGGGGTTCGAGTCCCCCCTTTCGCACCAAAAGCTGCGGGGAACCATCGCCTGCTTTCCGCCGTTACGAGGAATGTCAAACTACTTCGGCATGAATTCTCAGTAACGATGCTTGCGAGTTGACGCAACCTTCATCCAACTGTCTAGTTGGGACGGGTCAGGAACAACACGGCGACAACCTCCAATGCCGCCAGGACCATGGCCTCGACCGAATCGAAAGCGACAATGACTCGATTCATCGTCGGGGATGTTGTAAAGAAGGATTCTTGTTTCCTGCCGGCCGTGAACTCACTCGCACCCCAGACCCCCAGATGAATCATCGCAAAGAGGACCACCAGGACCTTCCATAACAGGGCATGCCACAGTGGCCAGGCAGCGAGCGCCAGAAGCCAGTAAACCCCCTCAATTCGCAGGGCCCGCCGTGGGGGGAATCTGAGGCTGATCCAGGAAGCGGGATGCTCGCGCCACGCCTTGAGAATCCTGGAGGTTGTCACGTGGATCAGGAGCATTACCGGTGTGTAAAAGGCGATGAGAAGCCCAAGAATCTTCATAGCTTTTCGTCAGGGATGCTGGGGGATCCTGAAATCAGAGAAGACGTTTGCTGCACTATCATCGGTTCCTACCCACCCGCCGCGGCTGCCGCTCGTTGAAGAAAGCATTCAACTCGACCACGAGATGGTCCAGGTCTGCGTGATCGGCCGCAGCCGCCTCCGCAAGGCTCAGGGACCGCGGAGTCTTTCTCGTTTTGGAAAGCGTCTTCAATCCGGCCTGTATCAATACAGCCCTCGTTTTTGGAAAGCTGGTGAGGTACCAGTATAAAGGCAACTGGGCGCTGATGCCTTGCGCCGCAAACCAGGCCGGGAGTGGTTGCATCATCGTTGCGGCCATATTGATCACGAAGGCGAGGACCCCGCCGAATTCAAGATAAGCAGAGATTGGCAGCAGGTTCCAGGCGTTGCCGCCAAAAGAATAGGCGACAGCCTCGCTGGACACTCTCAAAAGACAGCCCACGCCTAAAAGCCAGAGGCTTGCCGCCATCCACCGGGTGCTGTAGAGTTCACGGCCATTGAGAAACGAAGGAAGCATTCGAGGACCGATCGAGAGGATCAAAACACCGATAAAGCCCACTGTGACGGCGTGACGGGACGCGCCAACGAGGCCCGTGGCGCGAGGAGCCAAGTCAGCAGCAACACCCAAAAGGGCTCCGACGATAAGCCACGCGTAGGCAAATCGTATGAAAGCTGGATAATGACGGTAAGCTCCGACCAGTTTTGCGGGGCGTGCGGGCTTGTGAAATATGCGCAAGGCCCAAACCGCGTAAATGGCAAGTGCCAGAATGACCAGGTCGGCGAAAAGATACTGACGTGCCAGGGCCAACGCTAGAAGCGCAAGAATACCGATTCCGAATTGCCTCGCCGCCTGATGAAAAGGAGGATAAAGCCCAAGAAAGATGGTGACAAATCTTGTGCTGAAGCCCCACGCCGTTACGACTACGAATCCCCACACCATCAGGATCAAAAAAGTGCTGTCCCATTCCGGTGGAAACACCGGCGACCGGCCACGAACGGCCAGCCAGGTGGAAAGGCCCAGATTCAGAAGAAGGGCTACTCCTAAAGACGTAAACCCCCAGATACCAAGGCAGGAACCCAGGTCGTTGGGCTTCTTCTTAGTCGATCCGCCGAAAATCAGAATCTTCTGGGTCAGCGCGTACGCAGCGAGTTCGAGTATTGCAGATGCAGGCAGGCCGAAGCGCCAGGCTGTCTGGTTAATGCCGACCCACCACCGGAGGGCCACCCCCACGGTCCACAGGACCCAGATGGTCCAGACCAGCGAAAAGGACTTCAACGGCCGCCCGCGGAATTTGGGCAGAATGTAGAGTGAAATGCCAAGGATGAAACTTCCCACCCAGCCGAATAACTGGGCGTGGCCATGCGCCTGAATCCAAGCCGCGCTGGCAGCAGTGTTGGACCGATGGACTGAGATCTGAAGCAAATTCCAGACACCCAGGAATGTGCCCGGAAGGGCTAGAAAGAATGTTCCCGAAACGATGAACGCGGCAAGCGCCCTGGCAGCCTTTCTTTCCCAGGCTGGATCAGCATAATCCACCTGGCCTTGAGCATCGCGCTGGTAGGCTTGCACCCACTGTTCCGGCAGGCCAGCCGTTTCAAGGTTAATGGTACGCATTCAGAAATTGCCTTAAAGAAGATCCTCGGATGAGACGAGAACCACTACTCTACTCGAAGATGTCATTTCGATTCCGTGACCTAAGTCATAGGCGCTTCGGCGGCCCGGCGCCGTGCAATGGACCTGGCGGACGGCAGCAGTGCGGCAGTTCATGGCATTTCCCAGGCCTTCACCTGAGTGGCAGTGTTTGAAAAACTTGGAAAACCAACCACAAGCATGCCTAGCCACGGTAAATTCGATCGGCAATCCAGCATTGCTGTCTCACCGCATCGATAGGACCTTCCCTCGATGCAATTTGCCAGTTGTCCGCCAAGGCCAGAGATTCCTCATGCTGGGCTTGCGGATACCGATAAGCTAACATACACTTCTGCTATGCAAAGCGGATTTGACCATGGAACAATCTACGACGCGCTGATCGTCGGCTCTGGAGCGAGCGGCGGATGGGTGGCCAAGGAATTGACGGAAGCCGGCATGCGCGTCCTTATGCTTGAGGCCGGACCGCCGCGCGTCCCATCGCGCGATTTCACCGAGCACGTTTGGCCCTACCAGTTGAAGTACCGCGGTTTTGATGACCAGCAGGCCCGCCTGACCGACCAGCCGATCCAGCGGCTCTGCTATGCCTGCGATGAATACAGCCACCAGTTCTTCGTCAAAGATGCCGAGCATCCGTACACGTTTCCGATCGACAAGCCGTTTATGTGGATCCGCGGACGCCAGATCGGCGGCAAGACGTTCTGCTGGGCGCGAGAAAGCTATCGTTACAGCGATTACGAATTTAAGGCCGCAAGCCGCGACGGCTACGGGCAGGACTGGCCTTTCGATTACAAAGATCTTGAACCCTATTACGACAAGGTGGAGAGTTTTATTGGTGTGAGTGGCTCGCACGAAGGGCTCGAGCAGATGCCCGACGGGAAGTTCCTGCCTCCGATGAACCTCTCCTGCGGCAGCTTGCAGGCCAAACGGATCATTGAAAGCAAGTTTGGCTGGCGGGTGATGCCGGACCGTGTGGCCAATCTGACGGTCGCTCACAACGGCCGCCCGCCGTGTCATTATTGTGACGAGTGCCAGCGCGGCTGCTACACGGCGTCCTATTTCAACAGTCCTGCTGTGACGCTGCCCGCAGCAGTAAAGACCGGCCGGTTCACGCTGCTGAGCGATGCTGTGGTCAGCCATGTGATCGTCGATAACGAAGGCCGCGCGAGCGGTGTCCACTATATCCATCGCGCGACGCACGAACATCGTGAGGCACGGGCAAAGATTGTTGTGCTGGCGGCAAGCACGCTGGAATCAACGCGCATCCTGCTGAACTCCACCACGCGCCGTTATCCCAACGGCTTGGGAAATTCCACCGGCGTGCTGGGCCACTACCTGATGGACCACTTTACTCTGGAAGGGGCTGGCGGCATTATGGCGGGGCTGAAGTCTTCGGTCCGCGAGCCCACGGGCAACCCCTGTGGTTTCCTGATTCCGAAATACGCCAACGTGGGTTCCGACAAGCACAAGGATTTCATCCGAGGTTATCGGTTTGACGGTGACGGAAGCCAGGCGCTGTATAGCCAGGCCTTCTCGACTCCGGGATACGGTAAGGGCTTCCGAGAGAAGGTCCGCGCGAATATCCCATACCATTACGGCATGATGGTCCAGGGCGAAACACTTCCGCGTTATGAAAATTACGTTGCACTCGATAAGGAGAAGAAGGACGCCTGGGGAATTCCGGCTTTGCACATCAATGCCAGTTACGGAGAAAACGAGCACGCCATGGCCAAAGCCATGCGTGAAGACGTGGGGGCAATTCTTGACGCCTTGAAGTTGGAGGATGCGCGTCCGCCAGGAGAAAAGCTGAGCGTGTTCGGCAAAAACATCCACGAGTGCGGCACCGCGCGCATGGGCAACGATCCCAAAACCAGCGTGATCGATCGATTCAACCGGCTCCATGACGCAAAGAACGTCTTCGTTGCCGACGGCGCCGCCTTTGTCACCAATAGTTGTTACGAGCCGACGCTGACCATCATGGCCATTGCAACCCGCGCCGCCGACTACATCTCAGAGGCCCATCGCAAGGGCGACTTATAGCCGTCTGCTAAAACTGCAACGGGCCAGGGAGCAAGTGGTGGAAGACAACGACAAAAAAACGACGACAGGGGGCCGTGGTGACATCGCCGGGCTCTCACGCCGTGAGTGGCTGATTGACGTGGGTAAGGCTGCTGCCCTGGCAGGAATCGCGGGGAAGGCAATTCCTCTCGGCGCTGAAGGACTGGTTGGGAACCCGGCTTCAGAAACCGGGCAGGAAAGTCTCCCACCGGGACTTTATCGTCCGTCGCCCGAGCATCTCGGGCACGCGCTGGGGAATGATATGCGGTTCCATCCGATTCCGCCGGGCTGCGAAGTTGATTTTATTCGCCCGCGTAAGGGGCCGTTCGAGCCGCAGTTTTTTTCTCGCGAGGAATACAAAGTGGTTCGCCGGCTGACTGCTTTGATGCTGGGTGAGCCTGCGGAGTCGCACGGAGAGAGCGTCCATTCTACAGATGGGAATATCGTAGACGAAGTGGGCGAGTGGATCGATCTCCACACTTACAGTTTCGCCGGTATTCGCGAGGCGGCCGGGCGGCTGACTTCGGAGCAGGTGGCGCTCGCCAAAGCGTACGACGGCGCTCCGCTCCTGCACGGCCTCAAGACCGCCGACCCTCAGAAGACATATCGGGCCGGATTGTCGTGGATGGCCGGGGAGTCGAACCGGCGGTACGGACATGGTTTTATCGAGCTTCGCGAGGAACAGCAGACCGCCATCCTCGACCTCATCAGCGATACTCGGACCCGAAGCAGCGCTGACAACGACGGCACACGCTTTTTCCAGCAGCTCAAGCACGACATTATTTCAGGCTTCTACACCTCGAGGACCGGCCTGAAAGAACTTGATGACAAGGCCAACCGGTTTTACGCAGAATCGCCCGGTTGTCCGTCTTCCACGGCCAATCGGCGGAAGCCGCAAAGTTAGGTTGCCGAAAATCGTCCTTCATCTATTCCAGCCTCTAAAGACAACGGTGTGCTGCTTTCTGGGCGCGTGGCGCGCTTGCGTGGATCAGCCGAAGAGTTGTACCCTCTCCTTCCGGGAAAGCTGCCCGCGTGCCGACACTTATCTGGCGATAGGACGCCTGCGAGGAGCGTTTTGGGGTGTCCGCGCTGGCTGTTAATTTGAGGATAAATCCGATCCGTATTGGGCATCCGCCCGGCGACAAAGTCTTGTATTGAGGATGAAGCAAGTGCCAGTCCCCGTGGAGAATACCAAAATGAAAACGAGAACCCTGCCTGACAAGATCCAGAAACTAATGACGCGCGATTGGGAAGTGGACTACGCAAGCCGATGGTTCCTGTCGAAAATCGTGGCAGCAGTAGCGTTCCTGATAGTGTTCGGCGCCAGTCCGAGCGTGGCGCAGCAGGGTATAAATTATGACGAGTCAAAGGCGCCGGCATACACGCTGCCGGACCCTCTCGTGATGGCCAACGGACAACGGGTGACGAACGCCCGGATGTGGACGGCGGAGCGGCGTCCGGAATTGCTGAAACTGTTTGAGACGTATGAATACGGACGCAGCCCCGGCCGGCCCAAGGGAATGACCTTCCAGGTACTTTCCGTGGAGGTGAACGCTCTTGGCGGCAAGGCCGTCAGGAAGCAGGTGCTGATCAACTTTACCGGCAAGCAGGATGGACCCAGGATGCGGCTCCTGATTTACCTGCCGAAGGGCGTAACGAAGCCGGTCCCCATCTTTCTCGGCCTGAACTTTGGCGGCAACCAGACTGTTGCCCCGGACCCTGGAATTACCATCAATCCGGGTTGGGTGGGAAGAGGCTGGGGGGTCATTGACCATCACGCGACCGAGGAATCGCGAGGCGCTAGTGCCTGCCAGTGGCAATTGCAGAAGATTCTCTCCCGTGGCTACGGACTGGCTACGGCATATTACGGCGATATCGAACCGGATTTCGACGGCGGCATCCGGCACGGGGTTCGGGCGCTCTATTTGCATCCAGGGCAGTCAGCGCCGGCGGCTGACGGCTGGGGAGCTATTGGAGCATGGGCCTGGGGACTGAGCCGCGCCATGGATTATCTGGAGACGGACAAGGACGTGGACCCCCATCGCGTGGCCGTCATCGGGCATTCACGGCTGGGCAAGACGGCCCTCTGGGCGGGAGCGCAGGACACGCGGTTTGCGCTTGTGATTTCCAACGATTCAGGCGAAGGCGGAGCCGCGCTCAGCCGGCACTGGATGGGCGAAACCGTCAAGGCCATCAATACCAGCTTCCCATGGTGGTTCTGCCGGAATTACAGGAAATTCAACGACGATGTCAACGCGCTTCCGGTGGACCAGCACGAATTGATTGGCCTGATCGCCCCGCGGCCCGTCTACATAGCGACAGCCGCCGGCGATTTATGGGCCGACCCGCGGGGCATGTTTCTGGCGGCCCGGGCTGCCGGTCCAGTTTATCGCCTCCTGGGGACGGATGGACTGGGCGCTGCCAAAATGCCAGGGATCGGTCATCCCGTGATGACCACGATCGGATTTCACCTGAGGTGCGGACCCCATGACGTCACCGCGTACGATTGGGACAGGTTTCTGGACTTTGCCGACAAGCACGAAAGGGTGCGGTAATTGGGCGTGCTGGCGTTCCTTAGATAGCCCATTCAATGCGGGATTGGAGCCGTTGCATATTTCAGGGCGGTTGTCAATCTATTGAACCCTTGTGCGCTATCTGCTAACCTGACGGTTTATTCTCATGGCCACGCCGTGTAGAAAATGTGGGGCGACAAAGACAGAACGCGCGAACCGCGGCCTTTTGTATCTGGCGGCCCGAAAGTGCGGTTATCGTTTGCGCCTGTGTTCCCGGTGCCGCAGGCGGCGCTTGCTGCTCCTTGAAGAACATACTGATGAGCCGGTTCTGCCGCGAAAGGGGCGGTCCCTGGTAGGACTGCGAAGCTCGCCGGCGCGGTCCCGCAATACTGAAAAGGCCGTCCTCAACTGTCCGCGTTGCGGCGGGTTGGACTTTCAAAGAACGAAGCGCCGGTGGTATGAGCGAGCTCTCCGCCGCTCTCCGATGGCACGGTGCCGGCATTGTCACCGTCGGTTTCCGGTGGCCGCTGTGTAGCAGGATCGGAGCAACACCGTCAAGAATCTTCCACGAAAATTTCTCGGAGCTTTGCTTTCGGCATTGACCATCGATGGCTGGTCCTAGTGGATTAAATCGCGATACACCATCGCCCCTGCCGGCGCTCACTGTAACTCAGCGGATCGTGGCCTCGACCGGCATCGTCATGGCGAGCATTCTGGCCAGCCGCCTGCTTGGTTTTCTGCGCGAGTGGGCTGTCGCCCACCAGTTCGGCTCGAGCGCGGTTACCGACGCCTACTACACGGCTTTTACACTCCCCGATTTTGTCAACTACCTGGTTGCCGGAGGCTCGCTCAGCATCACTTTCATTCCCGTTTTTGTTAAATACATGGCGGAGGACAATGAAGAGGAAGGATGGTATGTCTTCTCGACCGTGATCACCTCGATGGTGCTTCTGCTGATCATCCTGGTGGCGGTGGGAGAGATTTTTGCTCCAGCGCTCCTCCACGTGATAGCGCCGGGCTTCAATCCGGCGGAAACAACGCACGCTGTGTATCTGACCCGGCTGATGATGCCGGCGCAAATCTTCTTTTATCTTGGCAGCATCCTGACCGCCGTGCAGTACGCCAAGGGACGTTTCCTGATCTCCTCTCTGGGTCCTGTCGTCTACAATCTGGGCATCATCCTGTGCGGTTTCCTGCTTGCCTCTTCCGTGGGCATCACCGGCTTTTCGGTTGGTGTCTTGATCGGCGCCTTTGCTGGGAACCTGCTGCTCCAGATTTATGGCGCGCGTGGAGTGGGAGCCCGGTTCAGGCCCAACCTCAACCTGAGACATCCGGGCTTTCGGCTGTTCATCAAGCTCGCCGTTCCCGTCATGCTGGCGCTGTCGGTGGTCTACTCCGATGACTGGATTATCCGCTGGTTTGGGTCTTACCTGGTTCCTGCGTCAATCACCTGGTTGAGCTATGCCAAAATCCTGATGCGGGTCCCGATCGGCGTCATCGGGCAGGCCGTGGGCGTAGCTTCATTTCCTTTTCTGGCCCAGCTCTACGCCGAAAAAAAATATGACGAACTCAACCGCACTCTCAACACGACACTGAAAGGCCTGCTGCTGATGATCGTGCCAGTCTCAGCGCTCACGATTGCCATGAGCCGGCCGCTGGTCTACTTCGTTTTTTCGCACACCCGCCTTCGCGTCCCTGATCTGAATGCCACGGCCGCGGCCCTGGCGCTGTTCTCGACCAGCATGTTCGCCTGGGGAGCTCAAGGTATCCTGGCAAGAGGATTTTACGCCGGACGCGACACACTTCGGCCGGCGCTGTATGGGACTGCCGTAACCTTTCTGAACCTGCCGGTATACTGGCTGCTGGTGAGGTCTACACAGTTCAAGGGGCTTGCCCTGGCAAGCTCAATCGGCATATCGGCTTACACGGTTGTGCTTTTTGTCTCGCTTTATAGGTCTACGGGCAACAAGGCGACCCTGGAGATGGCGGGGTTTTTTCTGAAGACCTCGGCTGCTTCAGCCGTCGGCGCCATCGGCGCATTTGAGATTGTCCGTTGGCTCGAAGGCGTAACAAACTGGCAAAACTCGTCGGGCGCTCTCATCGTGTTGATCGTGGCCACGCCGGTGGGGCTGGCACTGACCGGGCTCGCCGCAAAGCTTCTCGGCATCCGGGAAATGGATCACTATCTGAAATCGATTCCGCTGTTCTCCCGCCTTCGACGAAGTTCCCGCTGATGCAAAGGCCGCCTGCTTTCCCGCCGATTTCGCTACGGTCATTTCCCGATGCAAAACCGGGAAAAGATAATGCCCAGGATGTCTTCAACATCAGTGGCTCCGGTCAGTGTGTCCAGAGGCCGCAGCGCTTCGTAGAGGTCGAGCAGGAGCATCTCGTGGTGCATCCGCTCACAAGCCGCCTGGCGGCACCGCTCGAGAGCCTGAAGCGATTCCCGAAGTAGCTGCTGGTGTCTGAGGTTGGTGACCAGTTCGCCTTCCGAGCCGATCGGGCTCCCGGCCCCCGCCGCCTGCAGTATCCTGTTGCGTAGTTCCTCGATGCCCTGTCCGGTCAGCGCGGAGGTGATAACTGTTTCCACTGGCCCGGGCGACTCGTCATCTTCGGCCCGGATCGCCTGCCGGATG is part of the Terriglobia bacterium genome and encodes:
- a CDS encoding arsenite methyltransferase; protein product: MNSRKIKEAIRETYGQAAKQATSGRRACCGQRGGNPDPVAINLYSPAERNELPEEAVLASLGCGNPAALARLNPGEIVLDLGSGGGIDVLLSATRVGPEGKAYGLDMTDEMLELARQNQVRAGIANAEFLKGEIEKIPLPDSAMDVVISNCVINLSADKARVLREVFWVLKPGGRFAVSDIVVRGDIPSDIRRNAELWAGCVAGALHESEYRSLLAAAGFEEIGIEATRVYGCEDTRQFLAGQGLNMDSLAAKVAGKFMSAFVRARKPVARRRPESGGRRAVAA
- a CDS encoding metalloregulator ArsR/SmtB family transcription factor — its product is MAASSITEEASRYADMFAAMGAEPRLRIIQLLLTAHPQGLVVGEIQSELGIPPSTLSHHLDKLRNEKLVRVRREGSFLWYTADTDSLQELITFLYAECCTRNKAIEPDKLVTIGQRSGQARKGKSG
- a CDS encoding MOSC domain-containing protein, producing the protein MKVLSVNAGLPRQVVSSGQAVTTGIYKFPVRQRVKVKKLNIEGDGQADLSVHGGPDKAVYAYPSEHYEYWRHELPGVEMPWGAFGENLSLTGLTEHDAHIGDRFRIGTAILMLTQPRLPCYKLGIRFGRRDMPERFLSSRRTGFYFAVVEEGEVGEGDGVELIHQDVNKISVSDLIHLLYDREPQNPELFHKALNVGALSPGWRRQLLKRLDDSVHTEPSS
- a CDS encoding NnrS family protein, whose product is MRTINLETAGLPEQWVQAYQRDAQGQVDYADPAWERKAARALAAFIVSGTFFLALPGTFLGVWNLLQISVHRSNTAASAAWIQAHGHAQLFGWVGSFILGISLYILPKFRGRPLKSFSLVWTIWVLWTVGVALRWWVGINQTAWRFGLPASAILELAAYALTQKILIFGGSTKKKPNDLGSCLGIWGFTSLGVALLLNLGLSTWLAVRGRSPVFPPEWDSTFLILMVWGFVVVTAWGFSTRFVTIFLGLYPPFHQAARQFGIGILALLALALARQYLFADLVILALAIYAVWALRIFHKPARPAKLVGAYRHYPAFIRFAYAWLIVGALLGVAADLAPRATGLVGASRHAVTVGFIGVLILSIGPRMLPSFLNGRELYSTRWMAASLWLLGVGCLLRVSSEAVAYSFGGNAWNLLPISAYLEFGGVLAFVINMAATMMQPLPAWFAAQGISAQLPLYWYLTSFPKTRAVLIQAGLKTLSKTRKTPRSLSLAEAAAADHADLDHLVVELNAFFNERQPRRVGRNR
- a CDS encoding GMC family oxidoreductase, with translation MQSGFDHGTIYDALIVGSGASGGWVAKELTEAGMRVLMLEAGPPRVPSRDFTEHVWPYQLKYRGFDDQQARLTDQPIQRLCYACDEYSHQFFVKDAEHPYTFPIDKPFMWIRGRQIGGKTFCWARESYRYSDYEFKAASRDGYGQDWPFDYKDLEPYYDKVESFIGVSGSHEGLEQMPDGKFLPPMNLSCGSLQAKRIIESKFGWRVMPDRVANLTVAHNGRPPCHYCDECQRGCYTASYFNSPAVTLPAAVKTGRFTLLSDAVVSHVIVDNEGRASGVHYIHRATHEHREARAKIVVLAASTLESTRILLNSTTRRYPNGLGNSTGVLGHYLMDHFTLEGAGGIMAGLKSSVREPTGNPCGFLIPKYANVGSDKHKDFIRGYRFDGDGSQALYSQAFSTPGYGKGFREKVRANIPYHYGMMVQGETLPRYENYVALDKEKKDAWGIPALHINASYGENEHAMAKAMREDVGAILDALKLEDARPPGEKLSVFGKNIHECGTARMGNDPKTSVIDRFNRLHDAKNVFVADGAAFVTNSCYEPTLTIMAIATRAADYISEAHRKGDL
- a CDS encoding gluconate 2-dehydrogenase subunit 3 family protein; the protein is MEDNDKKTTTGGRGDIAGLSRREWLIDVGKAAALAGIAGKAIPLGAEGLVGNPASETGQESLPPGLYRPSPEHLGHALGNDMRFHPIPPGCEVDFIRPRKGPFEPQFFSREEYKVVRRLTALMLGEPAESHGESVHSTDGNIVDEVGEWIDLHTYSFAGIREAAGRLTSEQVALAKAYDGAPLLHGLKTADPQKTYRAGLSWMAGESNRRYGHGFIELREEQQTAILDLISDTRTRSSADNDGTRFFQQLKHDIISGFYTSRTGLKELDDKANRFYAESPGCPSSTANRRKPQS
- a CDS encoding acetylxylan esterase, with translation MKTRTLPDKIQKLMTRDWEVDYASRWFLSKIVAAVAFLIVFGASPSVAQQGINYDESKAPAYTLPDPLVMANGQRVTNARMWTAERRPELLKLFETYEYGRSPGRPKGMTFQVLSVEVNALGGKAVRKQVLINFTGKQDGPRMRLLIYLPKGVTKPVPIFLGLNFGGNQTVAPDPGITINPGWVGRGWGVIDHHATEESRGASACQWQLQKILSRGYGLATAYYGDIEPDFDGGIRHGVRALYLHPGQSAPAADGWGAIGAWAWGLSRAMDYLETDKDVDPHRVAVIGHSRLGKTALWAGAQDTRFALVISNDSGEGGAALSRHWMGETVKAINTSFPWWFCRNYRKFNDDVNALPVDQHELIGLIAPRPVYIATAAGDLWADPRGMFLAARAAGPVYRLLGTDGLGAAKMPGIGHPVMTTIGFHLRCGPHDVTAYDWDRFLDFADKHERVR
- the murJ gene encoding murein biosynthesis integral membrane protein MurJ, translated to MAGPSGLNRDTPSPLPALTVTQRIVASTGIVMASILASRLLGFLREWAVAHQFGSSAVTDAYYTAFTLPDFVNYLVAGGSLSITFIPVFVKYMAEDNEEEGWYVFSTVITSMVLLLIILVAVGEIFAPALLHVIAPGFNPAETTHAVYLTRLMMPAQIFFYLGSILTAVQYAKGRFLISSLGPVVYNLGIILCGFLLASSVGITGFSVGVLIGAFAGNLLLQIYGARGVGARFRPNLNLRHPGFRLFIKLAVPVMLALSVVYSDDWIIRWFGSYLVPASITWLSYAKILMRVPIGVIGQAVGVASFPFLAQLYAEKKYDELNRTLNTTLKGLLLMIVPVSALTIAMSRPLVYFVFSHTRLRVPDLNATAAALALFSTSMFAWGAQGILARGFYAGRDTLRPALYGTAVTFLNLPVYWLLVRSTQFKGLALASSIGISAYTVVLFVSLYRSTGNKATLEMAGFFLKTSAASAVGAIGAFEIVRWLEGVTNWQNSSGALIVLIVATPVGLALTGLAAKLLGIREMDHYLKSIPLFSRLRRSSR